One Mauremys mutica isolate MM-2020 ecotype Southern chromosome 9, ASM2049712v1, whole genome shotgun sequence DNA segment encodes these proteins:
- the ARR3 gene encoding arrestin-C, protein MSEGSKVFKKTSPNGKLSIYLGKRDFVDHVDCVEPVDGVVVIDPEYLKDRKVYVTLTCAFRYGRDDLDVIGLTFRKDLYVLTTQIYPPVPEQTPTSLTPLQEKLLKKLGEHAYPFTFEMATNLPCSVTLQPGPDDLGKACGVDFEVKGFCAENLEEKIHKRNSVRLVIRKVQFAPVNTGPAPKSETTRQFMMSDKPLHLEASLDKEIYYHGDPITVNININNTTNKIVKKIKISVEQITDVVLYSLDKYMKNVCTEEIIETVAANSTFSKSYTVTPSLSSNREKRGLALDGKLKHEDTNLASTTMLRPGMDKEVLGILVSYKVKVNLVVSRGGILGDLTSSDVGVELPLILMHPKPTDDKPSEEDIVIEEFARQKLQGEKDDEDEKEEADKDES, encoded by the exons ATGTCAGAGGGCTCCAA GGTTTTTAAGAAGACCAGCCCCAATGGGAAG TTATCCATCTACTTGGGAAAGAGGGATTTCGTGGACCATGTAGATTGTGTGGAACCTGTAG ATGGTGTTGTTGTGATTGATCCAGAGTATCTGAAGGATAGAAAAG TGTATGTGACCCTGACTTGTGCATTCCGCTATGGCCGAGACGACCTGGATGTCATTGGCTTGACCTTCAGGAAGGACCTCTATGTCCTGACCACTCAGATTTATCCTCCTGTGCCAGAACAGACACCAACTTCCCTCACTCCTTTGCAGGAAAAGCTGCTGAAGAAGCTGGGCGAGCATGCTTACCCCTTCACTTTTGAG ATGGCGACCAACTTGCCCTGTTCAGTCACTCTCCAGCCAGGACCGGATGACCTTGGAAAG GCTTGTGGTGTGGACTTTGAGGTCAAAGGATTTTGTGCTGAAAATCTGGAGGAGAAAATTCACAAGAG GAATTCAGTGCGACTGGTGATCCGAAAGGTCCAGTTTGCCCCAGTAAATACGGGCCCAGCACCAAAGTCAGAGACCACCAGGCAATTCATGATGTCTGACAAGCCCCTACACCTCGAGGCCTCCTTGGATAAGGAG ATCTATTACCACGGAGACCCAATCACTGTCAATATTAATATCAACAACACCACCAACAAGATTgtgaagaaaattaaaatatcag TCGAGCAGATCACGGATGTGGTTCTCTATTCGCTGGACAAATATATGAAGAACGTGTGCACAGAAGAGATAAT TGAGACTGTGGCTGCCAATTCCACATTCTCCAAAAGCTACACAGTGACTCCCAGCCTATCGTCCAACCGTGAGAAGCGTGGCCTGGCACTTGATGGCAAACTCAAACACGAGGACACCAACTTGGCCTCCACCACCAT GCTGAGACCTGGGATGGACAAGGAGGTATTGGGGATCCTGGTATCCTACAAAGTGAAGGTCAACCTGGTGGTATCCAGAGGAGG CATCCTGGGAGATCTCACTTCAAG CGATGTTGGTGTTGAGCTGCCTCTTATTCTGATgcacccaaagcccactgatg ACAAGCCAAG TGAGGAGGACATTGTGATTGAGGAATTTGCTCGCCAAAAACTCCAGGGGGAGAAAGATGACGAAGATGAGAAGGAGGAAGCTGACAAAGACGAAAGCTAA
- the RAB41 gene encoding ras-related protein Rab-41 isoform X3, translated as MSAPGSGGEFGNPLRKFKLVFLGEQSVGKTSLITRFMYDSFDNTYQATIGIDFLSKTMYLEDRTVRLQLWDTAGQERFRSLIPSYIRDSTIAVVVYDITNLNSFQQTSKWIDDVRTERGSDVIIMLVGNKTDLADKRQVSIEEGERKAQELNVMYIETSAKAGYNMKQLFRRVAAALPGMDNTPEKSKEDMIDIKLEKPPEQPVTESGCSC; from the exons ATGTCCGCGCCCGGCAGCGGCGGCGAGTTCGGGAACCCGCTGCGCAAGTTCAAGCTGGTGTTCCTGGGCGAGCAGAgcg TTGGGAAGACATCTCTGATCACCAGGTTTATGTATGACAGTTTTGACAATACTTATCAG gcAACCATTGGAATTGATTTCCTGTCAAAAACAATGTATCTAGAAGACCGCACG GTTCGGCTACAGCTTTGGGACACAGCAGGCCAGGAGCGGTTCCGCAGCCTCATTCCCAGCTACATCCGCGACTCCACCATTGCTGTGGTAGTCTATGACATTACAA ATCTGAACTCGTTCCAGCAAACCTCCAAGTGGATTGATGATGTGCgaacagagagaggaagtgatgtCATCATCATGTTGGTGGGGAATAAAACTGACCTGGCAGACAAGAG ACAGGTTTCTATAGAGGAGGGCGAGAGAAAGGCCCAAGAACTGAATGTGATGTATATTGAAACCAGTGCTAAAGCAGGATATAATATGAAACAG CTTTTTCGCCGTGTGGCTGCTGCCTTACCTGGGATGGACAACACGCCTgagaagagcaaagaagaca TGATTGACATCAAGCTAGAGAAACCTCCTGAGCAGCCAGTAACGGAGAGCGGCTGTTCCTGCTAA
- the RAB41 gene encoding ras-related protein Rab-41 isoform X4: protein MSAPGSGGEFGNPLRKFKLVFLGEQSVGKTSLITRFMYDSFDNTYQATIGIDFLSKTMYLEDRTIRLQLWDTAGQERFRSLIPSYIRDSAAAVVVFDITNLNSFQQTSKWIDDVRTERGSDVIIMLVGNKTDLADKRQVSIEEGERKAQELNVMYIETSAKAGYNMKQLFRRVAAALPGMDNTPEKSKEDMIDIKLEKPPEQPVTESGCSC, encoded by the exons ATGTCCGCGCCCGGCAGCGGCGGCGAGTTCGGGAACCCGCTGCGCAAGTTCAAGCTGGTGTTCCTGGGCGAGCAGAgcg TTGGGAAGACATCTCTGATCACCAGGTTTATGTATGACAGTTTTGACAATACTTATCAG gcAACCATTGGAATTGATTTCCTGTCAAAAACAATGTATCTAGAAGACCGCACG ATCAGGCTGCAGCTGTGGGACACAGCCGGCCAGGAGAGGTTCCGCAGCCTCATTCCCAGCTACATCCGTGACTCTGCTGCAGCTGTCGTTGTCTTTGACATTACAA ATCTGAACTCGTTCCAGCAAACCTCCAAGTGGATTGATGATGTGCgaacagagagaggaagtgatgtCATCATCATGTTGGTGGGGAATAAAACTGACCTGGCAGACAAGAG ACAGGTTTCTATAGAGGAGGGCGAGAGAAAGGCCCAAGAACTGAATGTGATGTATATTGAAACCAGTGCTAAAGCAGGATATAATATGAAACAG CTTTTTCGCCGTGTGGCTGCTGCCTTACCTGGGATGGACAACACGCCTgagaagagcaaagaagaca TGATTGACATCAAGCTAGAGAAACCTCCTGAGCAGCCAGTAACGGAGAGCGGCTGTTCCTGCTAA
- the RAB41 gene encoding ras-related protein Rab-41 isoform X2, translating to MSAPGSGGEFGNPLRKFKLVFLGEQSVGKTSLITRFMYDSFDNTYQATIGIDFLSKTMYLEDRTIRLQLWDTAGQERFRSLIPSYIRDSAAAVVVFDITNLNSFQQTSKWIDDVRTERGSDVIIMLVGNKTDLADKRQITTEEGEQRAKELNVMFIETSAKTGYNVKQLFRRVAAALPGMDNTPEKSKEDMIDIKLEKPPEQPVTESGCSC from the exons ATGTCCGCGCCCGGCAGCGGCGGCGAGTTCGGGAACCCGCTGCGCAAGTTCAAGCTGGTGTTCCTGGGCGAGCAGAgcg TTGGGAAGACATCTCTGATCACCAGGTTTATGTATGACAGTTTTGACAATACTTATCAG gcAACCATTGGAATTGATTTCCTGTCAAAAACAATGTATCTAGAAGACCGCACG ATCAGGCTGCAGCTGTGGGACACAGCCGGCCAGGAGAGGTTCCGCAGCCTCATTCCCAGCTACATCCGTGACTCTGCTGCAGCTGTCGTTGTCTTTGACATTACAA ATCTGAACTCGTTCCAGCAAACCTCCAAGTGGATTGATGATGTGCgaacagagagaggaagtgatgtCATCATCATGTTGGTGGGGAATAAAACTGACCTGGCAGACAAGAG GCAAATCACCACGGAGGAAGGTGAGCAGAGAGCCAAAGAGCTGAATGTGATGTTTATTGAGACAAGTGCGAAGACTGGATACAATGTGAAACAG CTTTTTCGCCGTGTGGCTGCTGCCTTACCTGGGATGGACAACACGCCTgagaagagcaaagaagaca TGATTGACATCAAGCTAGAGAAACCTCCTGAGCAGCCAGTAACGGAGAGCGGCTGTTCCTGCTAA
- the RAB41 gene encoding ras-related protein Rab-41 isoform X1, which translates to MSAPGSGGEFGNPLRKFKLVFLGEQSVGKTSLITRFMYDSFDNTYQATIGIDFLSKTMYLEDRTVRLQLWDTAGQERFRSLIPSYIRDSTIAVVVYDITNLNSFQQTSKWIDDVRTERGSDVIIMLVGNKTDLADKRQITTEEGEQRAKELNVMFIETSAKTGYNVKQLFRRVAAALPGMDNTPEKSKEDMIDIKLEKPPEQPVTESGCSC; encoded by the exons ATGTCCGCGCCCGGCAGCGGCGGCGAGTTCGGGAACCCGCTGCGCAAGTTCAAGCTGGTGTTCCTGGGCGAGCAGAgcg TTGGGAAGACATCTCTGATCACCAGGTTTATGTATGACAGTTTTGACAATACTTATCAG gcAACCATTGGAATTGATTTCCTGTCAAAAACAATGTATCTAGAAGACCGCACG GTTCGGCTACAGCTTTGGGACACAGCAGGCCAGGAGCGGTTCCGCAGCCTCATTCCCAGCTACATCCGCGACTCCACCATTGCTGTGGTAGTCTATGACATTACAA ATCTGAACTCGTTCCAGCAAACCTCCAAGTGGATTGATGATGTGCgaacagagagaggaagtgatgtCATCATCATGTTGGTGGGGAATAAAACTGACCTGGCAGACAAGAG GCAAATCACCACGGAGGAAGGTGAGCAGAGAGCCAAAGAGCTGAATGTGATGTTTATTGAGACAAGTGCGAAGACTGGATACAATGTGAAACAG CTTTTTCGCCGTGTGGCTGCTGCCTTACCTGGGATGGACAACACGCCTgagaagagcaaagaagaca TGATTGACATCAAGCTAGAGAAACCTCCTGAGCAGCCAGTAACGGAGAGCGGCTGTTCCTGCTAA
- the RAB41 gene encoding ras-related protein Rab-41 isoform X5, with product MSAPGSGGEFGNPLRKFKLVFLGEQSVGKTSLITRFMYDSFDNTYQATIGIDFLSKTMYLEDRTVRLQLWDTAGQERFRSLIPSYIRDSTIAVVVYDITNLNSFQQTSKWIDDVRTERGSDVIIMLVGNKTDLADKRQVSIEEGERKAQELNVMYIETSAKAGYNMKQANHHGGR from the exons ATGTCCGCGCCCGGCAGCGGCGGCGAGTTCGGGAACCCGCTGCGCAAGTTCAAGCTGGTGTTCCTGGGCGAGCAGAgcg TTGGGAAGACATCTCTGATCACCAGGTTTATGTATGACAGTTTTGACAATACTTATCAG gcAACCATTGGAATTGATTTCCTGTCAAAAACAATGTATCTAGAAGACCGCACG GTTCGGCTACAGCTTTGGGACACAGCAGGCCAGGAGCGGTTCCGCAGCCTCATTCCCAGCTACATCCGCGACTCCACCATTGCTGTGGTAGTCTATGACATTACAA ATCTGAACTCGTTCCAGCAAACCTCCAAGTGGATTGATGATGTGCgaacagagagaggaagtgatgtCATCATCATGTTGGTGGGGAATAAAACTGACCTGGCAGACAAGAG ACAGGTTTCTATAGAGGAGGGCGAGAGAAAGGCCCAAGAACTGAATGTGATGTATATTGAAACCAGTGCTAAAGCAGGATATAATATGAAACAG GCAAATCACCACGGAGGAAGGTGA